A single window of Lutzomyia longipalpis isolate SR_M1_2022 chromosome 1, ASM2433408v1 DNA harbors:
- the LOC129787752 gene encoding rootletin isoform X3 translates to MASPAPGETATLLRQNQELRQRLQEEANSYRRRLDTYKQAQQNQANLVSRLQSKVMQYKQRCTDLEGQVHETLPPVPSYPSRGVCPGTPTPSHQPSSMAAIPLPPPSGHSASAAPLSLPCPVTCEQPSPPVHSYHHENGDDVVRRLEEERLRCEQLLAQNQLLRQQLEESHRTNEMLTTDLQKLTTDWEALRDDMLAKENEWKEEEQAFNDYYNNEHTRLLRMWREVVSVKRNFKDMQTSLKTDLNKMRYEMMGINREVSSACSGVTVNLKQASRYEEANQMQIERDNMDLKSQLASLKVQYETSKIEIEQRDQKMQQMMHELKTLEDRCMHAEAQAAQAQRLNDEIERLQHALRDIAHAVVQDADASNDVEPPATHMHLSQGSGLPPRSPKRGGCRTSQAFAEGTISAVQAALHKYQLSIHDLQVKLQTNTDALNMTKKQLESTENTRDILTTKLTEMTEKMDATNYQLSELCKERDALQKSLEGMRMDKQSMERGKVELNSMMDSLNCDYEKLQNHNSKMQKLIDSLDEEKKILELEMQRSMKDKEILEMNLRAEEERTSRLREETITLREELNKVYLSRDLLEQQRMEVESLLALTEKQKCDVEFELEKMAIEKSEVYERLEKSSCSGDTLTLEVKKLKDQMAEVEEERNKLKKQASELTTDVASLKKELISAEQARLDLDSERLSLSEKLKFLEIDKDKVEQELVQISRERGDVTNQLTVITRKKEGLGEELMRLRQRMEQSNETNSRLNRNLEDLVKENEEKMVVIEGQEKDLQRLQEQLASLRSEKEALEAVLFDTNTTLEATEVKKEQLEHEVQELLIKQESMRNQIARLTKDLESSERRAQDMKIQLTNAAANQEAEFLQKIANLKAMAEENAKKLNEEKEQIRASLEKRMQTSLQALQGAKDAEIEALKERYEQLQMHVEALCQQHEEVMIRAENDKQQALMLAHRDKQAVVERLDAMSRDLMAENETSERLRREGAARAEKDRTTINQLREEITRLKAKMEECRQKHEEDLHKLESYLSSLREEREAAQKENEELRVQIRLCEDRGDSLNNQLIETVRKLKETENGVEAARKELTDTRRALADSNIEKDKYANTNRDLRDHVKRVEGQRREAARLHEEAQQKIASLEEARTSNEVEKTRLSTLLKEADNNIAKLNQELQQAQNNLQKMSSNASQKDVVEKELHARLTNEMEEKERTQAELHQVKKQLADLDANLHATRQELGRSRCKLNQDEHRWHGREQELLQRMDEGRCREKRLEDQKHNLEVCLADATQQIQELKARLGGCEGRVRALDEQLIQTESAKREVENRLSSIAHTLRRIAGIQLDGTVSLPYRLLSPSRRYSPARGGHDYDCRSVAGDGPLIDVDPEMVRKGVRALMQQVAQIEREKDDFKAQLATAKKQLQEAAEVQSKGENKISKLQQILRSVQEEKANVEAKLNQKASALQVVEENLRQKTEDLNMLREKVNSLELSLANTAEERAQCEERLEKCRQSVSRLESEKRHLQEELARCENRASKLDLQRVALEGDIQRLQMALHEKDNNLRSLQERFENQGRASTQLEDRCIALKTTVDQLKERLQSAAITETELRAEINCLHKERSEQGHSVLAGHDKLKQIQKTLSNSENERRILAERLEAAQSAANDLRRTQQGQQDSVQRLQEQVAELEVQKSALESQLRIAKWNQENADQISATAPNGPDGDALRQMQRERSELRNRVDALNEKVRTLENEKRNLERSSKFSGQVQFDRSEKSLYDGRGEMDSNRLETDTSHSRHGMGGSSFNCGLDHTLIEQENRDLRMKVRRLETMLAEKESELARAKAKMAEIPKCLPGDAEKYRSAQLQAERLLDAREQSHRQQVLRLENQISMLREQLAQEAKRRQHYILRSTRAGREMQQLRQTLGDSLRHVAQEPLDPITLESETRRLDSAVSLSLPPNSGRDYEHHHSGYSPRYK, encoded by the exons ATGGCGAGTCCAGCACCCGGTGAGACGGCGACACTTTTGCGCCAAAATCAGGAACTCAGGCAACGTCTGCAGGAGGAGGCAAATAGCTACCGCAGACGCTTGGATACGTACAAGCAGGCCCAACAGAATCAGGCCAATCTCGTGAGTCGTCTTCAATCGAAGGTGATGCAGTACAAGCAGAGATGTACAGATCTCGAGGGGCAGGTACATGAAACTCTCCCTCCAGTGCCCTCCTAtccatcaaggggtgtttGCCCGGGTACACCGACTCCATCTCAT CAACCCAGTTCGATGGCTGCTATTCCACTTCCACCACCTTCAGGGCACTCAGCTAGTGCAGCACCCCTGAGTTTACCGTGTCCTGTTACATGTGAGCAACCATCACCGCCTGTGCATAGCTATCATCATGAGAATGGGGATGATGTCGTTCGGCGCCTCGAGGAGGAGCGTCTAAG ATGCGAACAACTTCTTGCCCAGAATCAGCTACTGCGGCAACAATTGGAGGAATCTCATCGTACAAATGAGATGCTAACGACGGATTTGCAGAAATTAACAACAGATTGGGAAGCTCTCAGAGATGATATGTTGGCTAAGGAGAATGAATGGAAGGAGGAAGAACAG GCATTTAATGATTACTACAACAACGAGCATACGCGTTTGCTGCGAATGTGGCGAGAGGTGGTTTCGGTGAAGAGGAACTTTAAGGACATGCAGACGTCGCTGAAGACAGACCTCAATAAGATGCGCTACGAAATGATGGGAATTAATAGGGAGGTTTCTAGCGCCTGTAGTGGGGTGACGGTTAACCTTAAGCAAGCTAGTCGCTATGAGGAAGCCAATCAGATGCAAATTGAACGCGATAATATGGATCTCAAGTCGCAGCTGGCATCGCTGAAGGTGCAGTATGAGACGAGTAAGATTGAGATTGAGCAGAGGGATCAGAAGATGCAGCAGATGATGCATGAGCTGAAGACACTCGAAGACCGCTGTATGCATGCTGAAGCTCAGGCAGCACAGGCACAGCGACTCAATGATGAAATTGAGCGCCTTCAGCATGCTCTGAGGGATATAGCTCATGCTGTTGTCCAAGATGCTGATGCTTCAAATGATGTGGAACCCCCGGCTACCCACATGCACCTCTCGCAGGGCTCTGGGCTTCCTCCAAG ATCTCCAAAGCGTGGAGGATGTCGTACATCTCAGGCTTTTGCCGAAGGTACCATCTCTGCTGTCCAGGCGGCTCTGCACAAGTACCAACTCTCAATTCATGACCTTCAAGTGAAGCTACAGACAAACACCGATGCTCTCAACATGACAAAGAAACAATTGGAATCCACGGAAAATACACGTGATATTCTCACGACAAAATTAACAGAGATGACCGAAAAGATGGATGCAACGAATTATCAACTTTCTGAGCTCTGCAAGGAGCGGGATGCCCTGCAAAAATCCCTGGAGGGTATGAGAATGGATAAGCAATCAATGGAAAGGGGAAAAGTTGAATTGAATTCAATG ATGGATTCCCTCAATTGTGACTATGAGAAGCTCCAAAATCACAACAGTAAAATGCAGAAACTCATTGATTCACTCGatgaggagaagaaaattctcgaaTTGGAGATGCAGCGTTCAATGAAGGATAAAGAAATTCTCGAAATGAATTTAAG AGCTGAAGAGGAACGTACAAGTCGTCTCAGGGAGGAGACAATAACTCTTCGGGAAGAGCTGAATAAAGTTTATTTGTCGCGGGATTTACTGGAGCAACAACGAATGGAAGTTGAGAGTCTTTTAGCATTGACTGAGAAGCAAAAATGCGATGTGGAATTTGAGCTGGAGAAGATGGCAATTGAGAAGTCGGAAGTGTATGAACGTCTTGAGAAGAGTAGTTGTTCCGGGGATACGCTCACGCTGGAGGTGAAGAAGCTAAAGGATCAAATGGCAGAAGTGGAGGAAGAGCGAAATAAGCTGAAGAAGCAAGCATCGGAATTAACCACAGATGTGGCATCACTGAAGAAGGAATTAATCTCCGCAGAGCAGGCTCGTCTTGATTTGGATTCCGAGAGACTTTCGCTGAGTGAGAAGTTGAAATTCCTTGAGATTGACAAGGATAAGGTGGAACAGGAATTAGTGCAGATTTCCCGGGAACGTGGAGATGTTACCAATCAACTCACGGTTATCACGCGCAAGAAGGAAGGCTTAGGTGAGGAACTAATGAGACTCCGGCAGCGCATGGAGCAATCCAATGAGACCAATAGTCGGCTCAATCGTAACCTTGAGGATCTTGTCAAGGAGAATGAGGAGAAAATGGTGGTAATTGAGGGGCAGGAGAAGGATCTTCAGCGTCTTCAG GAACAACTTGCATCCCTGAGGAGTGAAAAGGAAGCCCTAGAAGCTGTTCTCTTTGACACCAATACAACCCTCGAAGCCACAGAGGTGAAGAAGGAACAACTTGAGCATGAAGTGCAGGAATTGCTGATTAAACAAGAATCAATGAGAAATCAAATTGCACGTCTTACAAAAGATCTCGAAAGTAGTGAACGTCGTGCACAGGACATGAAGATTCAACTAACAAATGCAGCTGCAAATCAAGAAGCGGAATTCCTGCAGAAAATTGCCAATCTCAAGGCGATGGCAGAAGAAAATGCCAAGAAGCTCAATGAGGAGAAGGAACAAATAAGGGCTTCACTGGAAAAGCGCATGCAGACCTCCCTGCAGGCTCTTCAGGGGGCAAAAGATGCTGAAATTGAGGCACTTAAGGAGCGCTATGAGCAGCTGCAGATGCACGTGGAGGCACTATGTCAGCAGCATGAGGAAGTAATGATAAGAGCGGAGAATGATAAGCAACAAGCTCTCATGCTGGCTCATAGGGATAAGCAGGCAGTTGTTGAACGTCTCGATGCCATGTCCAGGGATTTAATGGCTGAAAATGAAACATCTGAGAGATTGCGGAGAGAGGGTGCAGCTAGAGCTGAGAAAGATAGAACGACAATCAATCAGCTCAGGGAGGAAATTACACGTCTCAAAGCGAAGATGGAGGAATGCAG gCAAAAACACGAAGAGGATCTCCACAAGTTGGAATCCTACCTGAGTTCCCTTCGCGAAGAACGCGAAGCAGCTCAGAAGGAGAATGAGGAACTTCGTGTTCAGATTCGTCTCTGTGAGGACAGAGGTGATTCCTTgaataatcaattaattgagaCGGTACGAAAGCTCAAAGAAA ctgAAAATGGCGTTGAAGCTGCCCGCAAGGAACTAACCGACACAAGACGTGCTCTAGCGGATAGTAATATTGAGAAAGACAAATACGCGAATACTAATAGAGATTTGAGGGATCACGTGAAGCGTGTTGAGGGGCAACGGCGGGAAGCAGCTCGTCTTCATGAGGAAGCACAGCAGAAAATTGCAAGTTTGGAGGAAGCTCGAACTTCCAATGAAGTTGAGAAGACACGCCTGTCAACATTGCTGAAAGAAGCCGATAACAATATCGCAAAACTCAATCAAGAGTTGCAACAGGCTcagaataatttgcaaaagatgTCCTCAAATGCTTCGCAGAAGGATGTTGTTGAGAAGGAACTCCATGCACGTTTAACGAATGAAATGGAAGAGAAAGAACGCACGCAGGCAGAGTTGCATCAGGTGAAGAAGCAATTGGCTGATTTGGATGCAAATCTCCATGCAACACGTCAGGAATTGGGTCGATCGAGGTGTAAATTGAATCAGGATGAGCACAGATGGCACGGTAGGGAGCAGGAATTGCTGCAGCGTATGGATGAGGGGAGATGCCGTGAGAAGCGTCTTGAGGATCAGAAGCACAACCTTGAGGTATGCCTAGCTGATGCAACGCAGCAAATTCAGGAGCTAAAGGCACGCCTTGGTGGCTGCGAGGGACGTGTTCGTGCCCTCGATGAGCAACTCATTCAAACGGAGAGTGCAAAGAGAGAGGTGGAGAATAGATTGAGTTCTATCGCTCACACTTTGCGACGCATTGCGGGAATTCAATTGGACGGCACAGTGAGCCTCCCGTACCGCCTGCTCAGCCCATCGAGGAGATACAGCCCAGCTCGTGGGGGACATGACTACGACTGCCGCAGCGTTGCAGGTGACGGACCACTCATTGATGTTGATCCCGAGATGGTGCGTAAAGGTGTGCGAGCACTAATGCAACAAGTGGCTCAAATTGAACGTGAGAAGGATGATTTCAAAGCTCAACTGGCTACGGCAAAGAAGCAACTTCAGGAAGCAGCAGAAGTGCAGTCAAAGGGGGAAAACAAGATTTCAAAACTCCAGCAAATTCTTCGTTCGGTTCAGGAGGAGAAAGCCAATGTGGAGGCAAAATTGAATCAGAAAGCATCAGCATTGCAGGTTGTTGAGGAGAATTTGCGTCAAAAGaccgaagatctgaatatgTTGAGGGAGAAAGTCAATAGTTTGGAGCTGTCGCTGGCTAACACGGCCGAAGAGCGGGCACAGTGTGAGGAACGTCTTGAGAAATGTAGGCAATCTGTGAGTCGGTTGGAGAGTGAAAAGCGACATTTGCAGGAGGAGCTAGCAAGATGCGAGAATCGTGCATCAAAATTGGATTTGCAGCGTGTGGCACTCGAAGGGGATATTCAGAGACTCCAGATGGCCCTTCATGAGAAGGACAACAACCTGAGGAGTCTCCAGGAGAGATTTGAGAATCAAGGGCGTGCATCAACGCAGCTAGAAGACAG ATGTATTGCGTTGAAGACGACCGTTGATCAACTCAAGGAGCGCCTTCAGAGTGCAGCCATCACAGAGACAGAGCTACGTGCAGAAATAAATTGTCTGCACAAAGAACGCTCAGAGCAGGGTCACAGTGTCCTTGCGGGGCATGATAAACTCAAGCAGATCCAAAAGACGCTCAGCAATAGTGAGAATGAGCGACGTATTCTTGCTGAGCGACTAGAAGCAGCTCAAAGTGCAGCAAATGATTTGAGGAGGACACAGCAGGGGCAGCAGGATTCAGTTCAGCGCCTTCAGGAGCAAGTTGCAGAGTTGGAAGTACAGAAATCAGCCCTTGAGTCACAGCTGAGGATTGCAAAGTGGAATCAGGAGAATGCTGATCAAATCTCCGCAACAGCACCCAATGGACCCGATGGAGATGCCCTGAGGCAGATGCAGCGCGAGAGGTCTGAACTGAGAAATCGTGTAGATGCACTCAATGAAAAAGTGAGAACACTGGAGAATGAGAAGAGAAACTTGGAGAGAAGCAGCAAATTCTCTGGTCAGGTGCAATTTGATAGATCCGAGAAGAGTCTCTACGATGGACGTGGGGAGATGGATTCGAATCGTTTGGAGACAGACACATCACATTCACGCCACGGCATGGGAGGATCAAGCTTCAATTGTGGCCTAGATCATACACTCATTGAGCAGGAGAATAGGGATTTGAGGATGAAGGTGAGGAGATTGGAGACAATGCTGGCGGAGAAGGAGAGTGAATTGGCGAGAGCAAAGGCAAAAATGGCTGAAATCCCCAAATGCCTTCCTGGAGATGCGGAGAAGTATCGTTCGGCTCAACTGCAGGCTGAACGTTTACTTGATGCCAGAGAGCAGTCCCACCGTCAACAGGTGCTTCGTTTGGAAAATCAG ATCTCCATGCTTCGTGAGCAATTAGCTCAGGAAGCTAAACGGAGGCAGCATTACATCTTGAGGAGTACAAGGGCTGGGAGAGAGATGCAGCAGTTGCGTCAAACACTCGGGGATAGCTTGCGTCATGTTGCGCAAGAACCTCTTGATCCCATAACTCTCGAAAGTGAAACTAGGag attGGATAGTGCGGTCTCTCTGAGTTTGCCACCAAACTCCGGAAGAGATTATGAGCACCACCACAGTGGCTACAGTCCGCGCTACAAGTAG